In a genomic window of Punica granatum isolate Tunisia-2019 chromosome 6, ASM765513v2, whole genome shotgun sequence:
- the LOC116211016 gene encoding methyl-CpG-binding domain-containing protein 6-like — translation MSPTANPSSPHLNPADSDRFAGTLPPDPLLQSGCFIDATATTSGETLVAGADMPSSNGADAATPIPGRRSDRAVRGSPPSGAPKSSSNGGEPVTATAESAADGSEDSKPKRRRRLTVGERRVAAGETPDWLPSGWIVEDRVRSSGATAGLVDKYYCDPVSGHVFRSKKEVLYFLETGTKRKKSADSSDVDTATGENSGSHKKASAALKAPPNFDFNDPPEKVTWVLTDSSEGSWAPCVNAKAVPESTVREWAAAFKFTSSKKR, via the exons ATGTCTCCCACTGCCAACCCCAGCTCCCCTCACCTCAACCCCGCCGATTCCGACCGCTTCGCCGGTACCCTGCCCCCTGATCCGCTCCTCCAGTCGGGCTGCTTCATCGACGCCACCGCCACTACCAGCGGAGAAACCCTAGTCGCCGGCGCTGATATGCCTAGCTCGAACGGTGCGGACGCCGCGACCCCGATCCCGGGCCGCCGGTCAGATCGAGCCGTCCGGGGTTCCCCTCCGTCAGGGGCGCCGAAATCGAGCTCTAACGGCGGGGAGCCAGTCACCGCCACGGCGGAAAGCGCGGCGGATGGCTCCGAGGACTCGAAGCCGAAGCGGAGACGGCGGCTCACAGTGGGGGAGAGGCGGGTGGCAGCAGGGGAGACACCAGATTGGCTGCCGTCCGGTTGGATCGTGGAAGATAGGGTCAGATCGTCTGGTGCTACTGCTGGATTGGTCGATAAG TACTACTGTGATCCAGTCTCGGGCCATGTGTTCCGCTCGAAGAAGGAGGTTCTTTACTTTCTGGAGACCGGaacgaagaggaagaaaagtgCAGACAGCTCCGATGTCGATACAGCT ACTGGAGAGAACTCGGGTAGCCACAAGAAGGCCAGCGCTGCCCTGAAGGCTCCCCCAAACTTCGACTTCAATGATCCTCCCGAGAAGGTTACTTGGGTCCTAACCGATTCTTCTGAGGGGTCATGGGCCCCGTGTGTGAATGCTAAGGCGGTGCCTGAGTCCACAGTCCGAGAATGGGCTGCAGCCTTCAAGTTCACATCTTCTAAGAAGCGTTGA
- the LOC116209970 gene encoding triosephosphate isomerase, cytosolic-like isoform X2, whose protein sequence is MARKFFVGGNWKCNGTLDEVKKIVSILNEAEVPPEDVVEVVVSPPFVFLPLVKSLLRSDFSVAAQNCWVRRGGAFTGEISAEMLINSNIPWVIVGHSERRLLLNESNEFVGDKVAYALLQGLKVIACVGETLEQRESGSTMNVVAAQTKAIADRVSHWENVVLAYEPVWAIGTGKVATPAQAQEVHSELRKWLHDNVGPEVAASVRIIYGGSVNGANCEEQAAQPDVDGFLVGGASLKPEFIDIIKSATVKKK, encoded by the exons ATGGCACGGAAATTCTTCGTCGGCGGCAACTGGAAATGT AATGGAACTCTCGATGAAGTGAAGAAGATTGTCTCCATCCTTAATGAAGCTGAAGTCCCTCCCGAGGACGTTGTTG AGGTTGTGGTGAGCCCTCCTTTCGTGTTTCTTCCACTGGTGAAAAGTTTACTGCGATCCGATTTCAGTGTTGCTGCACAAAATTGTTGGGTACGCAGAGGCGGTGCATTCACTGGAGAGATTAG CGCTGAGATGCTTATCAACTCGAACATTCCGTGGGTCATTGTCGGACATTCCGAAAGGAGACTGCTTCTGAACGAATCTAATGAG TTTGTTGGTGACAAAGTTGCATACGCACTTCTTCAAGGCTTAAAGGTGATTGCCTGTGTTGGTGAGACTCTTGAGCAGCGTGAATCTGGATCTACCATGAATGTTGTTGCTGCACAAACAAAAGCTATTGCAG ATCGAGTGTCACATTGGGAGAATGTAGTTTTAGCTTATGAGCCTGTCTGGGCCATTGGCACGGGGAAGGTTGCTACCCCTGCTCAGGCACAGGAG GTCCATTCAGAATTGAGGAAGTGGCTCCATGATAATGTTGGTCCAGAAGTAGCTGCTTCAGTAAGAATCATATATGGAG GGTCTGTTAATGGAGCAAATTGCGAAGAACAAGCAGCCCAGCCCGATGTCGACGGGTTTTTGGTTGGTGGAGCTTCTCTGAAG CCTGAGTTCATCGACATAATCAAATCTGCCACTGTGAAGAAGAAGTGA
- the LOC116211015 gene encoding CAX-interacting protein 4: MPATAGRVRMPANNRVHSSAALQTHGIWQSAIGYDPYAPNKDDAKSSAQNNIASAEPEGENAYASFQGLLALARITGSNADEARGACKKCGRVGHLTFQCRNFLSAKDDNKEKELEAAQAGAMSLPLLDKLKGSGNKLNGKGAAESEDESEDEEEESETSDSDVDSEIERIIAKRSGKKLPSKGSSSRKKKDRSEDDDSDSDSGERKKRGRSKKRKSGKRRGSLSEDDDEGRRRKRREKRRKRDDSSDDEEDDHRSRHRKSRRDKRRRKSRRYSDDSDESSDSGRRHRRKSRRASTPSNSEASGSDDSRIGRGSKRSVKSSRRHRHRGDESS; the protein is encoded by the coding sequence ATGCCGGCTACAGCAGGTAGGGTTCGCATGCCTGCGAACAACAGGGTGCACAGTAGTGCAGCCCTGCAGACCCATGGTATATGGCAGAGTGCTATCGGGTATGACCCTTATGCACCCAACAAGGATGACGCGAAGAGCTCAGCACAGAACAATATTGCCAGTGCCGAGCCCGAGGGTGAGAATGCTTACGCAAGCTTCCAGGGCCTCCTTGCCCTTGCCCGTATCACTGGCTCAAATGCTGACGAAGCTCGTGGTGCTTGCAAGAAGTGTGGCCGTGTTGGGCACTTGACCTTTCAGTGTAGAAACTTCTTGAGCGCTAAGGATGACAACAAGGAGAAAGAACTGGAGGCAGCACAGGCCGGGGCCATGTCCTTGCCACTTTTGGACAAACTGAAGGGGAGTGGCAACAAGTTGAATGGCAAGGGTGCGGCTGAGAGTGAGGATgagagtgaagatgaagaggaagagagcGAGACTTCTGACTCAGATGTGGATTCGGAGATTGAGAGGATAATTGCCAAAAGATCTGGGAAGAAGTTGCCTAGCAAGGGAAGCTcatcaaggaagaagaaggatcgCTCAGAGGATGATGACTCTGATTCCGATTCtggagagaggaagaagagggggaggtccaagaagaggaagagtgGGAAGAGGCGGGGTAGCCTCTctgaggatgatgatgagggcaggagaaggaaaaggagagagaagaggaggaagagggatGACTCCTCTGATGATGAAGAGGATGATCATAGGTCAAGGCACAGGAAGAGCAGGAGGGATAAGAGGAGAAGGAAGAGCCGCCGATATTCAGATGATTCTGATGAATCAAGTGATTCTGGAAGAAGGCATAGACGGAAGAGCAGGAGGGCTTCCACTCCATCCAATTCAGAGGCAAGTGGATCAGATGACTCACGAATTGGTAGGGGTTCTAAGCGATCAGTGAAGAGCAGCCGAAGGCATCGCCACAGAGGGGATGAGTCAAGTTAA
- the LOC116209970 gene encoding triosephosphate isomerase, cytosolic-like isoform X1 yields the protein MARKFFVGGNWKCVCQHPSEPPSSPNGTLDEVKKIVSILNEAEVPPEDVVEVVVSPPFVFLPLVKSLLRSDFSVAAQNCWVRRGGAFTGEISAEMLINSNIPWVIVGHSERRLLLNESNEFVGDKVAYALLQGLKVIACVGETLEQRESGSTMNVVAAQTKAIADRVSHWENVVLAYEPVWAIGTGKVATPAQAQEVHSELRKWLHDNVGPEVAASVRIIYGGSVNGANCEEQAAQPDVDGFLVGGASLKPEFIDIIKSATVKKK from the exons ATGGCACGGAAATTCTTCGTCGGCGGCAACTGGAAATGTGTATGCCAGCACCCCTCAGAACCCCCTTCGTCTCCT AATGGAACTCTCGATGAAGTGAAGAAGATTGTCTCCATCCTTAATGAAGCTGAAGTCCCTCCCGAGGACGTTGTTG AGGTTGTGGTGAGCCCTCCTTTCGTGTTTCTTCCACTGGTGAAAAGTTTACTGCGATCCGATTTCAGTGTTGCTGCACAAAATTGTTGGGTACGCAGAGGCGGTGCATTCACTGGAGAGATTAG CGCTGAGATGCTTATCAACTCGAACATTCCGTGGGTCATTGTCGGACATTCCGAAAGGAGACTGCTTCTGAACGAATCTAATGAG TTTGTTGGTGACAAAGTTGCATACGCACTTCTTCAAGGCTTAAAGGTGATTGCCTGTGTTGGTGAGACTCTTGAGCAGCGTGAATCTGGATCTACCATGAATGTTGTTGCTGCACAAACAAAAGCTATTGCAG ATCGAGTGTCACATTGGGAGAATGTAGTTTTAGCTTATGAGCCTGTCTGGGCCATTGGCACGGGGAAGGTTGCTACCCCTGCTCAGGCACAGGAG GTCCATTCAGAATTGAGGAAGTGGCTCCATGATAATGTTGGTCCAGAAGTAGCTGCTTCAGTAAGAATCATATATGGAG GGTCTGTTAATGGAGCAAATTGCGAAGAACAAGCAGCCCAGCCCGATGTCGACGGGTTTTTGGTTGGTGGAGCTTCTCTGAAG CCTGAGTTCATCGACATAATCAAATCTGCCACTGTGAAGAAGAAGTGA
- the LOC116211014 gene encoding protein TRM32-like isoform X1 — protein sequence MGKHLPFSGQCKVELGEHQPGCFWGMLHVLDYHHWQYMKRLLHHKKHHMRRKRNRCCVNPKTISFTYDAGKAPEHNDAESEHLPGQHHIEGGETLVATDISNEEVDKKHDHLIGGEMGRTTPCSTKAEDELFQRILHNSHFGIVKDVATEYDANRDPRFTKARSFPVPSSSGVQSYKASTLKHKQNEVWFFPGGDGREIGSSNFPKDHKIRLKPFNGIFKQETTFSSLDSPKTVHSHGWNHLIISQFKGIKRRIKRALKENRKGDSPTEAIIDHGSSTDDKNENSNDRVEESKLQGMLRLSSLNDSLDKYARLFEESVSLESKATKLNNSKSLKLTTEDRTSAPKTFRRRLSLPDHETLGALLGDLSYDHLYSGLPTKTKTESNKSKELKLKSEPLGSSHDFPKIDPMEKSSEGRDANLITEPGQSSVGDGTEDRFGDDDICDENSVESVKRKNILIHGEEIGMSLKDAAEAEPSSPVSVLHSFLSHWKTGVAPFSFLEGMELHPLGALDDGNIGTRNEAAGNLLQTRPIIVEEDVTDFNFVKDILKLGGFFQNEFIEPWESMDLPLNPKLFDDSEVSKLHGIECSDGQCGHQVLFDLTNEALLEICERHFTYFPRAFSLGRFTRPVTKGQHLLEDVWTRVKWYRSMGPELDTTLDDIVGQDMAKGDRWMDLEWESQCRALELEDMIFDELVNELIRS from the exons atgggaaagcACTTGCCTTTTAGTGGTCAATGCAAGGTCGAGCTCGGGGAACATCAGCCGGGATGCTTCTGGGGCATGCTTCATGTTCTTGATTACCACCACTGGCAGTATATGAAGAGACTGCTTCATCACAAGAAACATCATATGAGAAGAAAACGTAATCGGT GTTGTGTAAATCCGAAAACAATCTCTTTTACTTATGATGCTGGGAAAGCACCAGAACATAATGATGCTGAATCAGAGCATTTGCCG GGCCAGCATCATATTGAAGGGGGGGAAACTTTAGTTGCTACAGATATATCCAATGAAGAGGTTGACAAGAAGCACGATCATCTGATTGGTGGTGAGATGGGTCGTACTACTCCATGCTCGACTAAGGCGGAGGACGAGTTATTTCAGAGAATCCTCCACAATTCCCATTTTGGAATTGTGAAAGATGTTGCCACCGAATATGATGCCAATAGGGACCCGAGATTCACCAAAGCTAGATCATTTCCCGTGCCCAGTTCCTCCGGGGTCCAAAGCTATAAGGCCAGCACTCTCAAACACAAACAGAACGAAGTTTGGTTCTTTCCTGGGGGAGATGGACGGGAGATTGGCTCATCTAATTTTCCTAAGGATCATAAGATACGGCTGAAGCCATTTAACGGCATTTTCAAACAAGAAACTACATTTTCTTCTCTTGATTCGCCGAAGACAGTTCACAGCCATGGGTGGAATCATTTGATTATTAGTCAGTTCAAGGGTATCAAGCGGAGGATAAAACGTGCCCTCAAGGAAAACAGAAAAGGAGATTCACCAACTGAAGCAATTATTGATCACGGAAGCTCTACTGATGACAAGAACGAAAATTCTAATGATCGTGTCGAAGAGAGTAAGCTCCAAGGGATGCTGAGATTGTCCTCTTTGAATGACTCACTAGATAAATATGCCCGGTTATTCGAGGAAAGTGTCAGCTTAGAGTCCAAAGCCACCAAGTTGAACAATTCCAAGAGCCTAAAGTTGACGACCGAAGATAGGACTAGCGCACCAAAAACCTTCAGAAGGAGACTCTCGCTGCCTGATCATGAGACACTTGGTGCTCTTCTGGGTGATCTGTCTTATGATCATCTTTATTCGGGGCTGCCAACTAAGACGAAAACGGAAAGCAACAAATCTAAAGAGTTGAAGCTGAAAAGTGAGCCATTAGGTTCGTCACATGACTTCCCAAAAATTGATCCAATGGAGAAATCATCAGAAGGAAGAGATGCAAATTTGATCACCGAACCGGGACAAAGTTCTGTTGGAGATGGTACTGAAGATCGGTTCGGTGATGATGATATTTGTGATGAGAATTCAGTTGAATCtgtaaagagaaaaaatattcTTATCCACGGAGAGGAGATTGGCATGTCATTGAAAGACGCCGCTGAGGCAGAACCATCGAGTCCGGTATCAGTTCTCCACTCCTTTTTATCGCACTGGAAGACTGGGGTAGCACCATTCTCTTTTTTGGAAG GAATGGAGTTACATCCCCTTGGTGCTTTAGATGATGGGAATATTGGTACGAGGAATGAAGCCGCAGGCAATCTCTTACAGACTCGTCCCATAATTGTTGAAGAGGATGTGACCGACTTTAACTTCGTAAAAGACATACTTAAGCTGGGGGGTTTCTTTCAAAATGAGTTCATCGAGCCATGGGAGTCAATGGACCTGCCGCTTAACCCGAAGCTGTTTGATGACTCGGAGGTTTCAAAGCTTCATGGAATTGAATGCTCTGACGGCCAATGCGGGCACCAGGTCCTGTTTGATCTGACTAACGAAGCTCTCCTTGAGATTTGCGAGAGACACTTCACCTACTTCCCGAGAGCGTTCTCCTTAGGCCGATTCACGAGACCGGTTACAAAGGGGCAGCATCTTCTCGAAGATGTCTGGACAAGAGTGAAGTGGTATCGCAGCATGGGGCCTGAGCTTGACACGACGTTAGATGATATAGTTGGCCAGGATATGGCAAAGGGTGATCGGTGGATGGACCTCGAATGGGAAAGCCAGTGCAGGGCTCTTGAGCTTGAGGACATGATCTTTGATGAACTCGTAAACGAGCTTATACGTTCTTGA
- the LOC116211014 gene encoding protein TRM32-like isoform X2, translating to MGKHLPFSGQCKVELGEHQPGCFWGMLHVLDYHHWQYMKRLLHHKKHHMRRKRCVNPKTISFTYDAGKAPEHNDAESEHLPGQHHIEGGETLVATDISNEEVDKKHDHLIGGEMGRTTPCSTKAEDELFQRILHNSHFGIVKDVATEYDANRDPRFTKARSFPVPSSSGVQSYKASTLKHKQNEVWFFPGGDGREIGSSNFPKDHKIRLKPFNGIFKQETTFSSLDSPKTVHSHGWNHLIISQFKGIKRRIKRALKENRKGDSPTEAIIDHGSSTDDKNENSNDRVEESKLQGMLRLSSLNDSLDKYARLFEESVSLESKATKLNNSKSLKLTTEDRTSAPKTFRRRLSLPDHETLGALLGDLSYDHLYSGLPTKTKTESNKSKELKLKSEPLGSSHDFPKIDPMEKSSEGRDANLITEPGQSSVGDGTEDRFGDDDICDENSVESVKRKNILIHGEEIGMSLKDAAEAEPSSPVSVLHSFLSHWKTGVAPFSFLEGMELHPLGALDDGNIGTRNEAAGNLLQTRPIIVEEDVTDFNFVKDILKLGGFFQNEFIEPWESMDLPLNPKLFDDSEVSKLHGIECSDGQCGHQVLFDLTNEALLEICERHFTYFPRAFSLGRFTRPVTKGQHLLEDVWTRVKWYRSMGPELDTTLDDIVGQDMAKGDRWMDLEWESQCRALELEDMIFDELVNELIRS from the exons atgggaaagcACTTGCCTTTTAGTGGTCAATGCAAGGTCGAGCTCGGGGAACATCAGCCGGGATGCTTCTGGGGCATGCTTCATGTTCTTGATTACCACCACTGGCAGTATATGAAGAGACTGCTTCATCACAAGAAACATCATATGAGAAGAAAAC GTTGTGTAAATCCGAAAACAATCTCTTTTACTTATGATGCTGGGAAAGCACCAGAACATAATGATGCTGAATCAGAGCATTTGCCG GGCCAGCATCATATTGAAGGGGGGGAAACTTTAGTTGCTACAGATATATCCAATGAAGAGGTTGACAAGAAGCACGATCATCTGATTGGTGGTGAGATGGGTCGTACTACTCCATGCTCGACTAAGGCGGAGGACGAGTTATTTCAGAGAATCCTCCACAATTCCCATTTTGGAATTGTGAAAGATGTTGCCACCGAATATGATGCCAATAGGGACCCGAGATTCACCAAAGCTAGATCATTTCCCGTGCCCAGTTCCTCCGGGGTCCAAAGCTATAAGGCCAGCACTCTCAAACACAAACAGAACGAAGTTTGGTTCTTTCCTGGGGGAGATGGACGGGAGATTGGCTCATCTAATTTTCCTAAGGATCATAAGATACGGCTGAAGCCATTTAACGGCATTTTCAAACAAGAAACTACATTTTCTTCTCTTGATTCGCCGAAGACAGTTCACAGCCATGGGTGGAATCATTTGATTATTAGTCAGTTCAAGGGTATCAAGCGGAGGATAAAACGTGCCCTCAAGGAAAACAGAAAAGGAGATTCACCAACTGAAGCAATTATTGATCACGGAAGCTCTACTGATGACAAGAACGAAAATTCTAATGATCGTGTCGAAGAGAGTAAGCTCCAAGGGATGCTGAGATTGTCCTCTTTGAATGACTCACTAGATAAATATGCCCGGTTATTCGAGGAAAGTGTCAGCTTAGAGTCCAAAGCCACCAAGTTGAACAATTCCAAGAGCCTAAAGTTGACGACCGAAGATAGGACTAGCGCACCAAAAACCTTCAGAAGGAGACTCTCGCTGCCTGATCATGAGACACTTGGTGCTCTTCTGGGTGATCTGTCTTATGATCATCTTTATTCGGGGCTGCCAACTAAGACGAAAACGGAAAGCAACAAATCTAAAGAGTTGAAGCTGAAAAGTGAGCCATTAGGTTCGTCACATGACTTCCCAAAAATTGATCCAATGGAGAAATCATCAGAAGGAAGAGATGCAAATTTGATCACCGAACCGGGACAAAGTTCTGTTGGAGATGGTACTGAAGATCGGTTCGGTGATGATGATATTTGTGATGAGAATTCAGTTGAATCtgtaaagagaaaaaatattcTTATCCACGGAGAGGAGATTGGCATGTCATTGAAAGACGCCGCTGAGGCAGAACCATCGAGTCCGGTATCAGTTCTCCACTCCTTTTTATCGCACTGGAAGACTGGGGTAGCACCATTCTCTTTTTTGGAAG GAATGGAGTTACATCCCCTTGGTGCTTTAGATGATGGGAATATTGGTACGAGGAATGAAGCCGCAGGCAATCTCTTACAGACTCGTCCCATAATTGTTGAAGAGGATGTGACCGACTTTAACTTCGTAAAAGACATACTTAAGCTGGGGGGTTTCTTTCAAAATGAGTTCATCGAGCCATGGGAGTCAATGGACCTGCCGCTTAACCCGAAGCTGTTTGATGACTCGGAGGTTTCAAAGCTTCATGGAATTGAATGCTCTGACGGCCAATGCGGGCACCAGGTCCTGTTTGATCTGACTAACGAAGCTCTCCTTGAGATTTGCGAGAGACACTTCACCTACTTCCCGAGAGCGTTCTCCTTAGGCCGATTCACGAGACCGGTTACAAAGGGGCAGCATCTTCTCGAAGATGTCTGGACAAGAGTGAAGTGGTATCGCAGCATGGGGCCTGAGCTTGACACGACGTTAGATGATATAGTTGGCCAGGATATGGCAAAGGGTGATCGGTGGATGGACCTCGAATGGGAAAGCCAGTGCAGGGCTCTTGAGCTTGAGGACATGATCTTTGATGAACTCGTAAACGAGCTTATACGTTCTTGA
- the LOC116211014 gene encoding protein TRM32-like isoform X3, with amino-acid sequence MGRTTPCSTKAEDELFQRILHNSHFGIVKDVATEYDANRDPRFTKARSFPVPSSSGVQSYKASTLKHKQNEVWFFPGGDGREIGSSNFPKDHKIRLKPFNGIFKQETTFSSLDSPKTVHSHGWNHLIISQFKGIKRRIKRALKENRKGDSPTEAIIDHGSSTDDKNENSNDRVEESKLQGMLRLSSLNDSLDKYARLFEESVSLESKATKLNNSKSLKLTTEDRTSAPKTFRRRLSLPDHETLGALLGDLSYDHLYSGLPTKTKTESNKSKELKLKSEPLGSSHDFPKIDPMEKSSEGRDANLITEPGQSSVGDGTEDRFGDDDICDENSVESVKRKNILIHGEEIGMSLKDAAEAEPSSPVSVLHSFLSHWKTGVAPFSFLEGMELHPLGALDDGNIGTRNEAAGNLLQTRPIIVEEDVTDFNFVKDILKLGGFFQNEFIEPWESMDLPLNPKLFDDSEVSKLHGIECSDGQCGHQVLFDLTNEALLEICERHFTYFPRAFSLGRFTRPVTKGQHLLEDVWTRVKWYRSMGPELDTTLDDIVGQDMAKGDRWMDLEWESQCRALELEDMIFDELVNELIRS; translated from the exons ATGGGTCGTACTACTCCATGCTCGACTAAGGCGGAGGACGAGTTATTTCAGAGAATCCTCCACAATTCCCATTTTGGAATTGTGAAAGATGTTGCCACCGAATATGATGCCAATAGGGACCCGAGATTCACCAAAGCTAGATCATTTCCCGTGCCCAGTTCCTCCGGGGTCCAAAGCTATAAGGCCAGCACTCTCAAACACAAACAGAACGAAGTTTGGTTCTTTCCTGGGGGAGATGGACGGGAGATTGGCTCATCTAATTTTCCTAAGGATCATAAGATACGGCTGAAGCCATTTAACGGCATTTTCAAACAAGAAACTACATTTTCTTCTCTTGATTCGCCGAAGACAGTTCACAGCCATGGGTGGAATCATTTGATTATTAGTCAGTTCAAGGGTATCAAGCGGAGGATAAAACGTGCCCTCAAGGAAAACAGAAAAGGAGATTCACCAACTGAAGCAATTATTGATCACGGAAGCTCTACTGATGACAAGAACGAAAATTCTAATGATCGTGTCGAAGAGAGTAAGCTCCAAGGGATGCTGAGATTGTCCTCTTTGAATGACTCACTAGATAAATATGCCCGGTTATTCGAGGAAAGTGTCAGCTTAGAGTCCAAAGCCACCAAGTTGAACAATTCCAAGAGCCTAAAGTTGACGACCGAAGATAGGACTAGCGCACCAAAAACCTTCAGAAGGAGACTCTCGCTGCCTGATCATGAGACACTTGGTGCTCTTCTGGGTGATCTGTCTTATGATCATCTTTATTCGGGGCTGCCAACTAAGACGAAAACGGAAAGCAACAAATCTAAAGAGTTGAAGCTGAAAAGTGAGCCATTAGGTTCGTCACATGACTTCCCAAAAATTGATCCAATGGAGAAATCATCAGAAGGAAGAGATGCAAATTTGATCACCGAACCGGGACAAAGTTCTGTTGGAGATGGTACTGAAGATCGGTTCGGTGATGATGATATTTGTGATGAGAATTCAGTTGAATCtgtaaagagaaaaaatattcTTATCCACGGAGAGGAGATTGGCATGTCATTGAAAGACGCCGCTGAGGCAGAACCATCGAGTCCGGTATCAGTTCTCCACTCCTTTTTATCGCACTGGAAGACTGGGGTAGCACCATTCTCTTTTTTGGAAG GAATGGAGTTACATCCCCTTGGTGCTTTAGATGATGGGAATATTGGTACGAGGAATGAAGCCGCAGGCAATCTCTTACAGACTCGTCCCATAATTGTTGAAGAGGATGTGACCGACTTTAACTTCGTAAAAGACATACTTAAGCTGGGGGGTTTCTTTCAAAATGAGTTCATCGAGCCATGGGAGTCAATGGACCTGCCGCTTAACCCGAAGCTGTTTGATGACTCGGAGGTTTCAAAGCTTCATGGAATTGAATGCTCTGACGGCCAATGCGGGCACCAGGTCCTGTTTGATCTGACTAACGAAGCTCTCCTTGAGATTTGCGAGAGACACTTCACCTACTTCCCGAGAGCGTTCTCCTTAGGCCGATTCACGAGACCGGTTACAAAGGGGCAGCATCTTCTCGAAGATGTCTGGACAAGAGTGAAGTGGTATCGCAGCATGGGGCCTGAGCTTGACACGACGTTAGATGATATAGTTGGCCAGGATATGGCAAAGGGTGATCGGTGGATGGACCTCGAATGGGAAAGCCAGTGCAGGGCTCTTGAGCTTGAGGACATGATCTTTGATGAACTCGTAAACGAGCTTATACGTTCTTGA
- the LOC116211019 gene encoding mitochondrial import inner membrane translocase subunit Tim9 → MDKSMLGDLDNLPEADKIRMSGMIDQLQIRDSLRMYNSLVERCFSDCVDSFKHKKLQKQEETCVQRCAEKFLKHSMRVGMRFAELNQGAATQD, encoded by the exons ATGGATAAAAGCATGTTAGGAGACCTCGACAACCTTCCCGAGGCTGACAAGATCCGAATGTCTGGGATGATTGACCAGCTCCAGATCCGCGACAG TTTGAGGATGTACAACTCACTCGTGGAGAGGTGCTTTAGCGACTGTGTTGACTCCTTCAAGCACAAGAAATTGCAGAAGCAAGAGGAGACCTGTGTCCAACGTTGTGCTGAGAAGTTCCTAAAGCACTCGATGCGAGTCGGTATGAGGTTTGCTGAGTTGAACCAAGGAGCAGCGACACAGGATTAG
- the LOC116211017 gene encoding outer envelope pore protein 16, chloroplastic: MPRGGLSGSFSTPRVDVLIDMGNPLLNITVDGFLKIGAVAATRVAAEDAYHAFKRGSLSGDKIEHSLKKMCKEGAYWGTVAGVYAGMEYGVERIRGTRDWKNAMIGGAVTGLAISLASNNHKDKIVMDAITGSAIATAAEFINYLT, translated from the exons ATGCCTCGCGGTGGTCTCTCAGGCTCTTTCTCCACTCCCAGGGTGGACGTGTTGATCGACATGGGCAATCCCTTGCTCAACATCACCGTCGACGGCTTCCTCAAGATCGGCGCT GTGGCAGCCACCAGAGTAGCGGCTGAGGATGCATACCACGCCTTTAAAAGAG GAAGTTTGTCTGGCGACAAGATTGAGCACTCG TTGAAGAAGATGTGCAAAGAAGGTGCTTACTGGG GAACTGTTGCTGGAGTGTATGCCGGGATGGAGTATGGGGTTGAGAGGATCCGGGGTACCAGAGACTGG AAGAATGCTATGATAGGGGGAGCTGTGACAGGGCTGGCGATATCCCTCGCCAGCAACAATCATAAAGACAAGATTGTAATGGACGCTATTACTGGAAGCGCCATTGCAACAGCTGCCGAGTTCATCAACTATCTTACTTAA
- the LOC116211018 gene encoding histone H3.2: MARTKQTARKSTGGKAPRKQLATKAARKSAPATGGVKKPHRFRPGTVALREIRKYQKSTELLIRKLPFQRLVREIAQDFKTDLRFQSSAVAALQEAAEAYLVGLFEDTNLCAIHAKRVTIMPKDIQLARRIRGERA, translated from the coding sequence ATGGCACGCACGAAGCAGACTGCTAGGAAGTCGACCGGTGGGAAGGCACCGAGGAAGCAGCTGGCGACGAAGGCCGCCAGGAAGTCGGCGCCGGCCACCGGAGGAGTGAAGAAGCCGCACAGGTTCAGGCCGGGGACGGTGGCCCTCAGGGAGATCAGGAAGTACCAGAAGAGCACGGAGCTGCTGATCCGGAAGCTCCCCTTCCAGAGGCTTGTGAGGGAGATCGCTCAGGACTTCAAGACGGACCTGAGGTTCCAGAGCAGCGCCGTGGCTGCCCTCCAGGAGGCTGCGGAGGCCTACCTGGTAGGTCTCTTTGAGGACACGAATCTGTGTGCCATCCATGCCAAGAGGGTCACCATCATGCCCAAGGATATTCAGCTTGCCAGGAGGATTAGAGGCGAGAGAGCTTAG